Proteins found in one Deltaproteobacteria bacterium genomic segment:
- a CDS encoding DUF1566 domain-containing protein has protein sequence MRNLAIGVAIFAIAGLVLPVACDSDDDSDDDAADDDETSDDDISDDDHDGDDDSEDPCQDGMNEGEPWQDSSSGLIWQTGNTCDNRRGAEVTDYCEALAVGGYSDWRVPTISELRTLIRGCPATESGGECNVTDECYNYGNCENDACGGCDENNGPTDGCYSPQEVSNPCGRFWSSTRRSDTSSANWIVSFVSGRIMSSEIGDDGEGDVGFLVRCVRDNI, from the coding sequence ATGAGAAATTTAGCGATAGGAGTCGCGATATTCGCGATCGCAGGCCTGGTGTTACCTGTCGCGTGCGATTCGGACGACGATTCCGACGATGACGCGGCGGACGATGACGAAACCAGTGACGACGACATCAGTGACGATGACCATGACGGCGATGACGACAGCGAGGATCCTTGTCAGGACGGGATGAACGAGGGCGAACCGTGGCAGGATTCCTCGTCCGGACTCATTTGGCAGACGGGAAATACCTGCGACAATCGACGAGGAGCGGAAGTAACAGACTATTGCGAAGCGCTGGCCGTCGGTGGGTATTCCGATTGGCGCGTCCCGACGATCTCGGAGCTTCGGACGTTGATCAGAGGCTGTCCTGCCACCGAGTCGGGCGGAGAATGTAACGTAACTGATGAGTGTTACAATTACGGCAATTGTGAAAATGATGCGTGTGGCGGTTGTGACGAGAACAACGGGCCGACAGATGGTTGTTATAGCCCACAAGAAGTGAGTAACCCATGCGGGAGATTTTGGTCGTCGACGAGAAGATCGGATACGTCTTCTGCCAACTGGATTGTTTCATTTGTGTCCGGACGAATTATGAGTAGCGAAATTGGAGACGACGGGGAAGGGGATGTTGGATTTCTTGTTCGTTGCGTGCGGGATAACATCTAA